The following nucleotide sequence is from Corylus avellana chromosome ca7, CavTom2PMs-1.0.
ATATTCCATAATAGGGAAATATTCAATGTCCCAAAGAGAGGTAATGCAGACTGAAGAGAAGTAATGCCAAAGTGTTGGTTATCTAGGCGAGTTTCCTTCATTATAATCCTTATAAGgccatcttctttttcttttttgtttatccAAACAACTTTTATTAGCAAAAGTCTTCTCATTTAAGCTAATTTTATAGCATTTTAGCCATTTACTCATATACATAAAAAcccatgagaaaaaaaaaagaaggagatgACCATTACTCAAACCAACCCCACATGGCCTCATTGATTCAATGGCATTAATTTACTTCTGAAAGAGTTACTACTCATGGGTCAAAGTTTATTGACTCGGTGGCTATGTGGTTGGTGCACTGGCAAAGCTTCTCATTAAACATTGTGAGTGTACAAGAACTCATTGATACAAGGGGACGGTATTTTAACAGGTCtaagatttgaatttttttagcgTAAATAGTTCTTTGAACCCACGCCCACGCAAAGGAATTCCTATTCGATCCGTGCATGTGGGGGGCACCTTCTGCACTTTAAGAATGAATACACGAACCGGCGACCACCAGTGGCGATGGTTAGCGGTCTCAAGAAAATCTTAATGAGATCTAGGCATGTACTAGGGTGTGAACTCGAATTTTCGCAATGGAAAATCACTCACACTagcttgattagtattagccatcTTGAGAATTCGCTGATGTCTTAGCTAGTGGGGCTAAGCTGATTTTGAAGGAGTGTCTTCAATTTTCTGTCTAGGCCCTTCTTAAACAATTTTTAACAATAAGTACTACCATGGTAATGTCCGAAGTAACCACTCCTTGAAAGGCACCTAATTGACCAGCTAGCCGCATTTACTCCTGCATCGAAGTCACCTTCCCACCAATTCGTTTGTCATGATAATACACACACCACACTGCTGCAATGACACGATAAACGCTTAAAAAAAGGCAAACTATTTATCTGGGCGCTAAACTTATATTAAGAGGTTGGTTAAAAACCTGTCTGCTATCATTTATATCAAATCTCtgtcatgaaaaaaaaaaaaaaaaaaaatctggcaTGCATGTCATCTTCCAAATAATCATTAGGACCATGCCATTTCTGAGACAATATTTAAgcttttaatgaaaaattcaaatctcTAAAAGTACGATACTTGAAAATaggactaacaattttttatatgatctGCAAATTCAAATTGAACACGAAATTAGTGAGTTGTGCATGTTTTGAAATGCATGCCACATAAGGATTGAGAGGTTTATATagtcttttatatatacattGACGCAATCCAAACCCAACACATGTGAAGAAGACGGATCGCCATCCCCCTCTTATAAAATTTAAGAGCTTAAACAGTAAACATCAAGATACTAAACATCAATATTGCAGATGATACCTGGGGTCCCTCTACCATAGAGCTGGGAAGTGGTTGATTAATCTTGATAGTTACATAGATCCAGTTGTTGATATTGATGAATGATGAGCGATTTAGAGTAGTGTTTGGGACATTTTTGTAGCTGAGTTGTTGGACATTTATGATCTCAAACTCATTCCCCTCCACCCGTCAATATTTTGATTGCCACATTTTGAAGTTGTCAGCAATGATCATGATCCAGCGCCATGCATCACCCACACAAACAATATTGTGAGACCCACTTGAGAATTTTTACGTATTTTGGTGCTTGAAGAAATTAAGAAACGTATACACGTGGAAATCATAACTTGTTATGAGTGGGAAATCATAGACAgagctattttttttctttaattacccaaaacagagaaaacaggATCCCCTGTTGAAaagatatttatatatatatggataatTAGATAGACACCCTTTTCTCATAGTGTAGCAAGGTTGGTGAAAGAGCTAGCTGTCATGGACGGGCATGATCAGATCACAAAGGAATTAATCCAACGGCCATGCATTCCTAACTCCAACTGTTGCATTCATTTCACCATTAAATAACTTTTGCAGTTGTAGTTTCAGTCGTCTTAAATGCAATTGAGTGCTGATTTCTTGTTGGTTGTccatctttctttcattttcattgttttctgatgatgatgattcttATTATGCTTTAATTAACTCCATGCGAACATATTTCGTAGCTTTTttaggtgtatatatataactgtAGACACACATAAAACAAGGCCAACCAGAGGCAGCCACATAGAGGTCACAGAGAAGTTCATTTTCTGCAGGTGTTCTGAGGACTTTGTCTGCCTTTCAATGGCTTTGGTCGGAACAGTGAAGCTGCTTTTCTGTTTAGTTCTATGGCTCTCCCACATACTCTCTACTTCTCAAGGTTCTCTGCTTCCTCCCGTTTCTTTCAGCATCTCTAGCTATATggttccctatatatatatatatactagttttcgatctctgtgtgtgtgtgttaagcATAACTTTTCACTTCAAGATCAGCAGGCCAACAGATGGAAACCAAATGAGTTTCTATGTTCTTAGTTATCTCCACTTAGATGGCTTGTTTCCCATCTTCCTTGCCTTTGATTGGCTCACTTTTCTAAGTTttccttagattttttttttaatttttaatttttttaatttttgatttttttgattttttttttatacttgaTCCTCCACGGATTTGATATGGGAAGAAATGGGATAGTTCTATTTCAAGATTTTATtagaaagaagaatttttgtAAATGCAGTATGGGATAGTCTTTCAAGACTGTCGGTGAATGCAGGTAGTGGATCAAAGAGACGAGTTTTCTCTAAGAATATCTGCCTCTTATACCTCATTGAAATTTTTACCTCAAAAGCATAAGGGGGAAAAAGCTACaatttttatccatttttcAGTCTCCAACTTCAATGGAGTACTAATGGGTTTCTCTCTACAaatttgggttttattttgttttgttttgttttattttttttttcttccccctttttgtaataaactaattaaagatTGCAATGCAGGTAAGGAGGATTACTACAAATACCGGTACCCATTTATCAGAAGTGCAAGCTCATTCTCAGGATCATCATCATTCTCATCATCCAGTGGTGGGAACAATGCTTATGACTACATAATTGTGGGAGGTGGCACAGCTGGGTGCCCCTTGGCAGCCACCCTCTCTCAAAACTTTAGTGTCCTGTTGCTTGAAAGAGGGGGTGTTCCTTTCTCCAATGCAAACGTCTCATTCTTAAAGAACTTCCACATTGCCCTAGCAGACACTTCTCCAACTTCTGCTTCCCAATTCTTCGTTTCCACAGATGGAGTTATTAATACTAGAGCTAGAGTTTTGGGTGGTGGCACTTGCATAAATGCTGGCTTCTACACTAGGGCAAGCTCAAGGTATGTTTAATGTTTTGCTCTCATGCACACAATAtttcagaatatatatatataattaaacaaTGTACTAATTTTTGGTAAGCATTGATATGAACACTTAATGCCTCACATTTTGTTGCATCTTCATGGTTTCTTTGATACTCTAGCATGGCAAATTCTAAACCATCTCTGCCAATTGGGTGGGGTCATGTTTTTGGCCATTCCCAGATTTACTTCTActggtttttcttttatctGTTGAAGTTCTGCATTTTCTTAGTCCCTTGTTGATGTAGCTAAGCTCCATTTTAACCACAGAGCTGCTTAGATTCTGTCTCAAGTCTTCTAGATGCTAAATAAAGTTAGAAGTCACTTTCTAACATCAAAAGGATGTAGATGTTAGTGTCATCTGTGCAACATTGTAATGTAAAACAACTGCATCAGAACTTGTGGACCATCCTAAAAGAAAGTTTATGTTAAATATCACTTATCCCAAACATTTTAGCTTATAAGAAACggtaaatttaactatttaatttatattctaacggTTTCAAGCTTACTCCACAAAAATAATACtctttgttaggatttttttgaaaatattgaaagTTGGATAGGTGATATTCATGACTGTGCCTTTGCACTATCTAAGAACATTTATgattttcatcttcctcgcgAAAAAAACTGATCCATTAAATGCTAGTCATAAAATCTCTCCACATAATTTTCCCAGTAGGAAAGTGATTAGGTAAGTCTGGTAGATCTAATTAAAAGGAAACGGTACAATTTAGGAAGTCATAAATTCATGATCCTTTTGCTAACCCACCTACCCAAAttacaccaccaccaccactttTGGTAACCCACCTACCCATATTTCAAATTGCACCCAAACTAACTTGTCTGAAGATTGAAAACTTGCAGataaaatatgaacaaaaatatgtaaaaatgaaaatttttctcattaattaatagAACACACGGATTTGGCATGAGCAAATGTGGTCATACAGATCAAATGCCAGCTATAAAAGCTCaaatttggtgaaatttttaTGTAAAGAATGTGGCATGCAGGTTTGTAGAGAAGGAGGGTTGGGATGTGAAGCTAGTAAATGAGTCCTACCCTTTTGTTGAGAAGAAAATTGTGCACCGCCCAAAGCTTGCTCCATGGCAGAAAGCTGTAAGGGACAGCCTTCTGGATGTAGGGGTGTCACCTTTTAATGGCTTCACATATGATCACATTTATGGAACAAAGATTGGAGGGACCATTTTTGACAGGTTTGGCCGCCGTCACACTGCTGCTGAACTGCTTGCTTCAGCGAACCCTCGCAAGCTCACCGTCCTGATTCATGCCACTGTCCAAAACATTGTTTTTGACACAACAGGTGTGTTGTTAAcatcttcatcaattaatgTAACATGATTTATACGTTGTTGTGACCTTTTCCAGTCAGATAATATAAGAGTTTGGggtgagtaatgctacaaatctCTTTTGTGTTattctaagaatgatgtggctcttaaaaattactattgggTCTGTGATTGAtcgttattgaattttgatttatagagtgacacaagaggaacttatagaattactcgcCTGGAGCTTATTAgctaatgaaaaatattaattaaggtGAGCTTGAATAGCTAATGAGATGGTAAATGTATAATATAGGAGAGCAACCAAAGGCTGTGGGGGTCATTTTCGCAGACGAAAAGGGTAACAAACATCAAGCACTTCTTGTAAATAAGCCAAGGAGTGAAGTCATTTTGTCTTGTGGAGCAATTGGGACCCCTCAAATGCTGCTGCTAAGTGGTATTGGACCAAAAGCTGAGCTCGAAAAGTTGAAAATTCCGGTGGTGGTTGATAACAAGTATGTTGGGAAAGGCATGGCGGACAACCCCATGAACACTGTTTTTGTTCCCACTAATAGGCCAGTTACTCAGTCACTCATACAAACTGTAGGGATAACAAAGAAGGGTGTGTATATTGAAGCCAGCAGTGGCTTTGGACAATCCAAAGACAGCATTCATTGCCACCATGGCATCATGTCGGCCGAGGTAAGCAACATGTTACACACACTCTCACTATCACAATTTCAAGTGCACATTCCCTTACGGGACAATGAAAATCGCCATTGAATtccaaattcaataatgataatggtaattttcattatcttgttaGAGAGTATGTAGTTGAGAGCGTGCGAATGAGAGTGTGTTAACACTCTTTCTTGAAGTTTCTTTGACTATGAAATACAAATCATGAGTAGCATTTTGTGGTATGGCTAGATTGGGCAGCTCTCAACGATTCCTCCAAAGCAGAGAACACCAGAGGCCATTCAAGCTTACATCAAAGGCAAGAGAGATATACCCCATGAAGCATTCAAGGGAGGCTTCATACTAGAAAAAATTGCCACCCCAATTTCTACAGGGGATCTCAAACTGATCAACACCAATGTTGATGACAACCCTTCTGTCACCTTCAACTACTTCAAGCATCCATATGATCTTCAACGCTGCGTTGAAGGGATTCGCATGGCCACGAAGATTGCCCAGTCGCAACACTTCACAAACTACACACGGTGTGAGAAGCAAACTGTGGAGAAGATACTTAACATGAGTGTCAAGGCTAATGTTAACCTCATTCCTAAGCAGACCAATGACACAACGTCCATGGAGCAGTTCTGCAAAGACACTGTTATCACCATTTGGCACTACCATGGTGGGTGCCATGTGGGCAAGGTGGTTAGCAATGACTACAAGGTTCTTGGTGTTCACAGGCTACGTGTTGTTGATGGCTCAACATTTAGAGAATCTCCAGGCACAAATCCTCAAGGCACTGTCATGATGATGGGCAGGTATAAGATAAGAAGAAAGCTAAAACacaattataattttgtttttcccattttctcaacatgtttattttttatttttggtgaaatTCAGGTACATGGGAGTGAAGATTTTGAGGGACAGATTAGGAAGAGCAGCTGGCATATGAGGAAGCATGGAAGGATAAATGGAGAAGCCTTGGTTAGTAATTATAGTGGAAATGTAACTCTAGTGTTTTTAATTCCTAGCAGTAATATGTAGAAAATGGCTTGACAGTGGAAAATCCTTATTTTCACGCTAGCTAATTGTAATGTTAATAAGTATTCTCCACTATTTTTCATAACCATCCATTTTGTTGCTGCTGAGAGAACTGCAGAAAAGCATGCAATATGTGATTTTGGTTTTGCAAAGGGAAGGAAACCTCTTCTCAACTAAGCATGCAATATTAGGCTTAGTTGAGCcaaggtttagggttttggccATAAAGTTTCAGGAGTGAAGATTCTTTTCCTAGATTTCTCAGTAACTAATTCTCGTGTAAGTTAATTGACATCAGGTTTCTGCTAATGCTATATCCTCAGATTCTATTGCCGCTCGGCAATGCCTTTCCCTTACAACCACTTCACCGTGGTTGTTGGTGTTACTGCTCGGGGCTCTTCATGGTGTCCTTTTGCCATATGTTATTGCGTTGTGAGGTTCTTAGAAAGGCCCATATCGTTAAtgattttctttgaatttttaatggATCTATTGCTTACTAAGTTACTATTTAGTTTTATCTTTGTATTGCCTCTTCTATTTGTGCTTTGTTGTTAGGGACATTCACCCCTTTGTGAATGTTTGATTTCTTGTAACCCTTTTTCTAtgtattgaatagaaaaaaaaaaaaagtattctttttcatttttgcttgtttttctttttctacttgAATAAAAGGCCTGTAATTGAAGAAATAATGATTTATAGGGAATATATATGTCATTGCAAGCCTATCATCATTGTGCAGattgttttctttatgttttcaaggggaaaataaaaaagaaaaaagaaaaaaaaatgaaaaggacaATTGGTATTACAAAAAAAGTCCTCATAAAAATACGAAATAATATCTTCTTCGGTTCATTTAGcggaataatatttaattagttatatgTGATGGATATTTGTGtccttttactttttaaggAGATAAAAGTACCCATCCAAATATAACCAACTGGATATTCTCCTTATCATTTAAACTAAGTGAAtcctaattcctaaaatacAAGCATTCTCGATGGGCTAGCCAAAGATTATATGATAATTAGTATACTTACTGTAATTATCATATACTTCTTTATCATATATTTTAgcttattatataattaactataattaggcttcgtttacttcgacgtaaaattgTTTCCAGAAAATAATttccgtattttacggtgtttacttcgacgtaaaatagtggtcaacgaaaaatattttctttttgaccgaaaattcttctttaatttttggaaaatggtttacggttttgaaaaccgtaaactactttccgactatgagcatcttattcttaaatcgatggatcttgccaagacccgcccaaaACCTCGCCAgcacttgaccgggacccgcttgAGACCTGACTGAGACCCTCCCGGGACTTGATccggacctgcccaagacctgTCCGGAACCTGCCtaagacttgaccgggacccgcccgggacctcggcgggacctgcccaggacctgaccaagacttgactgggacccacccgggacctgCCCTAGACTTGACCGAGATCTGACTgggacttgcttgggacccGCCTGAGACCTGCCCTGaacttgaccgagacctgctTGGGACTTGACCGAACCTGctcgggacctaaccgggacccgccaggacttgactgggatCCGCCAGGGACCCGCTTGGGACCTGCCCTGGACTTGATTgagacctgctcgggacttgaccgaacctgcccgggacctaaTTAGgacccgccgggacttgaccgagacctgtccaagacttgcctgggaccccactgaaacccgcccgagacttgactagacctgcccaagacccgcccgggtcccgggcaagtcttaGTCAAGTCCCAGAGGGGTCGCGGTCAAGTCCCAAgcaagtctcggtcaagtcccggtcaagtcttgggcaggtcccaggcaagtcccagtcgggtcccggtcaagtctcgggagGGTCCGGGTCAAGTTCCGGGTAAGTCCAGCGAGGTCTCAGACAAGTCCCGATTAAGTTTCGGCGGGGTTCCAGGCAGGTCCCTACGGGGTCTCGAACAAGTCCCATGCACAGGCAGGTCCCTACGGGGTTTCGAACAAGTCCCATGCAAGTTCCGacggggaccttattggaaaaaatatatataaaaaaaatatattttccgtGTGCAAACTAAAcgctgtaaaatgttttcgacgaaaaatattttcaggaaaaatgatttttctgaaAACATTTTACGAAGGAAACAATTTTATGTATTAAATGGAGCCTTAGTATAAATATTTTcgtttattatatatttcttgcACAGATAAACCTCTGCTTCCCACACATCGATGGCCTCCATTGGCAGACTTGTAGTAAACCTCAGTTCCCTACATATTCATGGCACCCTCAGCCTCAGGCCTCAACCCTGAATCTTTGGATATTTCATTTACTCTGAAAAATGGGCTCTCAAATTTGACTGATGAGCATGTGCGTTTGTATAGGAGATGATGGGACTGACGACGTTCAGCGGGTCAATCACGGGTCTATCATCCATCCATCCAACTCGGGGCTCCATGGATTCGCCGAAAGTCTTGTTCCTTCATGTCAGATTTTTGACAAACCGCCTGAGTCCAGACTACTGCTTTGATTCCTGATTGTGGATTCCCGGCGCCTGCAAAAGGGAGGTGTTGATCATAAATGGGTGAGATGACGCTGATGGAGGAACTGGACACTTCAATTATTGGAGGAAGATACGAAGCATGGGGCCGGGTCCAGAACATTTGGAAGTCCAGTGATGAGGCCCATAAGCCGAAGACTCTTGAATCCTATTTTAGTGCAGGGTGTGGGTGTTACATTTTTGGACTCGTTTGGATTTgcgatttttttctattctattgaactgaattcaaaattgtgaatatcgaagagaaaaaatagttaagattatgtttgagttgtttgaagaatataaaactttgaataaagttgaaaattcgAGTTGAGTTGAGTGTTAGTAATGTCAAATCcactaaaaaagagaaaaaaaaaaaagaaaaaaaaagttgagattatgttttgGTTGTTTGGAGAAcggaaaattttgaataaagtaaaaattttttgagttgagttaagTGTTAATGgtgtcaaatcaactaaaaatgagaaaaaaagttgagaagaatTGGAAAGAATGGCCTTCCCAAAATGTATTTGAAACTCTGTTTCATTAAGTGGCCAATTAGGCTTCATAGTTCCAAAGATTGATAATGCAGAATTAAAATCTATATGCAAAACTACTAGAAGTACTACATCAAGCAGCTAACAAaggcatgtttgggtgtgcatttgagagatataaaagtgtgtttaacattcaaaaagttcgtttgaaaaaaagtacctgtttggtaaaaaaaaattgaaagcgcttttaggggtccaaaaaacctaaaaattgccaaaacatacttttgacaagaacttaaaaatgaagcttttgccaaaaaacattttttgacttaattctcaaacgcaatcccaaacaggctcgaAATCTAATAGAATTTATATATTACAACCTCAAACTTTTTGGTTCCTTGGCCAAAGGagcctaatatatatatatatatatatatatatatataaagctttaaCGTTTCAAAGAAGACAGCAAGCAACTCCAAGAACTGTACCAAGAAGGAGCAGATGTGGATGATTTATTCAAGACCAGACCTCCACAAACATCCAAGAGATTCAATGGGGTTGAAATAACGTatccaaattttgttttgcattttggaATTTTTCACTGCCACACCTAACTTCATTGCTGATATGGGCGCCAGGATATGTTATATAAGTCTAGACCTTGATCTTGTCCATGAAAGCAACCATTTGGTCGTCAGCATTTTATTCAAGACCAGACCAACTATTTTCACAACAGCATGTAATGCAAGTCTAGACCTTGCTCTTCTTGTCCATGAAAGCAAACTCCAATCTTGTATGGAAGAGATTGCAATTGTACATCGATGGGGCTTCAGCAGGAGCTAATGAGATTCTGGCCATAATTTCAATGCAACCCCATGCTCACTCATGCTGCCTCCTGACAAACTTCTTAATCTCTGCCAAAACTGCCTTTTCCTCCCCACCCTCAGAGGCCCTGAAGTGGATTGTCTCCTGAAAGACTCGAATTCTTGACCCTCAAGTCCCACAGATGTACTCAACAAATCTGATGCTGATAATGCTATCTTGGTGTCATGGCTAGAATCATAGCCAGAAAGTGGTTGATGGGCGTGTGAGATTTCCACAATCTCACTTGAAACTTTCTTACTCTTACTAtctaaatcaatcaaaagatcCTCTTGACTGCAAGTTCTTGACCCCAGATCATGTGTTTCATCAAACTCATTGCATACTAGCTTCAAGGCCTGAACAACTTCACCCATGAAAGGGCGGTGAGACACTTCTGGTTGCACACACATAGATGCAATAGCTGCTGCTTTAGCTACACTATTGATTGAAATATTTGACTTTATAGCTGGATCAATGATTGTTTCTAATCCCTCCTCGCTTGTTAGAAGTGGACGGGCCCAAGCAACTAGATTTTCTTGACCCGGTGGCTGCGACAAGTCTACAGGCTTTCTTCCTGTTAGCAGCTCAAGGAGTACTACACCATAGCTGTAAACGTCACTTTTCACAAGAAGATGTCCGGTCATTGCATACTCCGGAGCTAAGTAACTGCAAACAAGATTTAGAGTAGGATAAAATAGACAGGATATCCAATTTGGAAAGGCAAACTAATAATCAAACACCGGCATGAAGAAACTACATTTGTCAGGGAAGGATAAAGATACAGATCAAATAGATTAGAATGACCACAAAAACATGGATTATTTATGATGCATAAGAGAAATGGAGTTCATACCCAAAAGTTCCCATAACATGTGTCGAGATATGTTTGTTTCCCTCGTCTAATGCAGTTCTAGCCAATCCAAAATCTGAAACCTTAGGTGTAAAATCGTCTTCCAATAGGATGTTGCTGGACTTGAAGTCTCTATGTATAACACGTGGGTTTGAGTCTTCATGCAGATAGGCTAAGCCCCGAGCTGCACCAAGGGCAATCTTCATCCGAGCATCCCAGTCAAGCGGATCAATTTTCTTGTCAGCACCTGGAAGTACACAAAACAAATGCATTCAGAATGTCACACCTTAAAGAAGCTCATAATGTAAATGCCATAAATATCTGGCACTTCAACCAGACTAGTGTGAAGCATTGGAAAATGGAAATTTGTTGAGCTTCTACTTACCATGTAAGTGGGATTCGACCCTTCCATTTGGAACTAGTTCATATACTAGGCAGCGAGCCTGATGCTCTGTGCATATACCAATCAATTTAACTAAATTTCGGTGGTGCAGACGGCTAAGCATCTCAACTTCTGCCAAGAACTCACGGCTGCCATGCTGATCATCTCTCTTGAGAAGCTTCACAGCCACCTCCTTCCCATCATCTAAAATGCCACTGTAAACAAGCCCAAATCCACCTTCTCCAAGTATTGTTGAAGGATCAAAGTTATTGGTGGCTCTCTCTATGTCATTCAAAGTGAAGGTCTTAGCAGTTCCTATATATGTTAGTGTGCCAGAACTATAAGACATTGATGCAGAACCACGCATGCTTCCAAACATCAGAGACCTGGCTGCCCCTGCTGAGTTTAGATATATATTACTTTAAGTGAACTCTGCACAATCTCAAACTAGAAAATTTATGTGGTTGACTctcctctttcatttttttttttgtttttttttctcgttattaagaaaaatgtacAAAGATCACATTAGAGCTTGCTTTATAGCAATAGTATGACTTCACTACAATGTATGCTAGACCAGAACTTGAGAGCTGAATAGAAAATATCATGGAGACAAGAAATGAAGACTATCATTTGCAATGATCTTGATAGTAATTCAACTCAAAAGATCGAATTTGCATAGGGAATTTATTTAGATGATGCTTAAATTTTACCAAAGACACAAGAACTTCAAGAAATAATTACTGGGTTCAAGATACATGATTAGTGGACGGTCTATACAGTCCAAAGAATTTGGTAAAATGCAGTACCTGATGACTTTTTAGGCGAGGATATTAAAGCATGTGGAATTTGTTTAGAACGTTGAGCACCATAACCACATTTCAACAGCAAAAGGCAAGCGAGTCCAACACATATAATGAAGGCAGTGAAAGATGACAGTACGATTACAATAATCATGCTTCCACcaagtccatttttttttctcctgggCACAGCAACTCCTAGAGGTTTTATTATCCTTCCATTGTTCTCGTGGCCAGCATATGGTCCATCATCTATTGCTGAAATGCTAGAAGGTGCTGAAGGGGGAGACGGGGGAAGACCTGCTTAAGCATAAGAGATTCAGAAGTAAAACTTCAGATACATGAaagtcaaaattaccaaaaaacagaagaaaaaaaaaaacaagtgattgAAAACAACTTCTAAGAATGATACAATGGGCACTTGGATGCCATCTTTAACACCGGGCTTTGTACCTTCATAattgaacaaaaagaaaagtgcAAGTTACAAAATTCCCACATAAAAC
It contains:
- the LOC132187096 gene encoding protein HOTHEAD — translated: MALVGTVKLLFCLVLWLSHILSTSQGKEDYYKYRYPFIRSASSFSGSSSFSSSSGGNNAYDYIIVGGGTAGCPLAATLSQNFSVLLLERGGVPFSNANVSFLKNFHIALADTSPTSASQFFVSTDGVINTRARVLGGGTCINAGFYTRASSRFVEKEGWDVKLVNESYPFVEKKIVHRPKLAPWQKAVRDSLLDVGVSPFNGFTYDHIYGTKIGGTIFDRFGRRHTAAELLASANPRKLTVLIHATVQNIVFDTTGEQPKAVGVIFADEKGNKHQALLVNKPRSEVILSCGAIGTPQMLLLSGIGPKAELEKLKIPVVVDNKYVGKGMADNPMNTVFVPTNRPVTQSLIQTVGITKKGVYIEASSGFGQSKDSIHCHHGIMSAEIGQLSTIPPKQRTPEAIQAYIKGKRDIPHEAFKGGFILEKIATPISTGDLKLINTNVDDNPSVTFNYFKHPYDLQRCVEGIRMATKIAQSQHFTNYTRCEKQTVEKILNMSVKANVNLIPKQTNDTTSMEQFCKDTVITIWHYHGGCHVGKVVSNDYKVLGVHRLRVVDGSTFRESPGTNPQGTVMMMGRYMGVKILRDRLGRAAGI
- the LOC132188448 gene encoding receptor-like serine/threonine-protein kinase ALE2 isoform X2, whose translation is MGRQLILLLMKIYLTLGAMQVHGSAVPLPSPPRRLPRKPPTPNPFIPGQLPSRVPDHGVTAASNPLSYGRKRHGKLVSSPHNKALPNSSPVNHSPSKATPQHDLVRHSSIALPPSMSFSGGPGKKWVHGPASPPSISFHKHYHARKKFNSAPEPSYLIHPPTYSQQGPSVSPFQSPYPSSISKDFPAPAPSPTILSRHVNMPILPPKISPLGSTLRNTKTPPPLPLLTLPPPPPNEDCTSMTCTEPLTYAPPGAPCACVWPIEVKLRLSVAIYKFFSLVSELAEEIAASISLNRSQVRIMGADAASQQLERTSVLINLVPKGLKFNDTTSFSIYEKFWHRQVSIKASVFGAYEILYVHYPGLPPSPPSAPSSISAIDDGPYAGHENNGRIIKPLGVAVPRRKKNGLGGSMIIVIVLSSFTAFIICVGLACLLLLKCGYGAQRSKQIPHALISSPKKSSGAARSLMFGSMRGSASMSYSSGTLTYIGTAKTFTLNDIERATNNFDPSTILGEGGFGLVYSGILDDGKEVAVKLLKRDDQHGSREFLAEVEMLSRLHHRNLVKLIGICTEHQARCLVYELVPNGRVESHLHGADKKIDPLDWDARMKIALGAARGLAYLHEDSNPRVIHRDFKSSNILLEDDFTPKVSDFGLARTALDEGNKHISTHVMGTFGYLAPEYAMTGHLLVKSDVYSYGVVLLELLTGRKPVDLSQPPGQENLVAWARPLLTSEEGLETIIDPAIKSNISINSVAKAAAIASMCVQPEVSHRPFMGEVVQALKLVCNEFDETHDLGSRTCSQEDLLIDLDSKSKKVSSEIVEISHAHQPLSGYDSSHDTKIALSASDLLSTSVGLEGQEFESFRRQSTSGPLRVGRKRQFWQRLRSLSGGSMSEHGVALKLWPESH
- the LOC132188448 gene encoding receptor-like serine/threonine-protein kinase ALE2 isoform X1 — its product is MGRQLILLLMKIYLTLGAMQVHGSAVPLPSPPRRLPRKPPTPNPFIPGQLPSRVPDHGVTAASNPLSYGRKRHGKLVSSPHNKALPNSSPVNHSPSKATPQHDLVRHSSIALPPSMSFSGGPGKKWVHGPASPPSISFHKHYHARKKFNSAPEPSYLIHPPTYSQQGPSVSPFQSPYPSSISKDFPAPAPSPTILSRHVNMPILPPKISPLGSTLRNTKTPPPLPLLTLPPPPPNEDCTSMTCTEPLTYAPPGAPCACVWPIEVKLRLSVAIYKFFSLVSELAEEIAASISLNRSQVRIMGADAASQQLERTSVLINLVPKGLKFNDTTSFSIYEKFWHRQVSIKASVFGAYEILYVHYPGLPPSPPSAPSSISAIDDGPYAGHENNGRIIKPLGVAVPRRKKNGLGGSMIIVIVLSSFTAFIICVGLACLLLLKCGYGAQRSKQIPHALISSPKKSSAGAARSLMFGSMRGSASMSYSSGTLTYIGTAKTFTLNDIERATNNFDPSTILGEGGFGLVYSGILDDGKEVAVKLLKRDDQHGSREFLAEVEMLSRLHHRNLVKLIGICTEHQARCLVYELVPNGRVESHLHGADKKIDPLDWDARMKIALGAARGLAYLHEDSNPRVIHRDFKSSNILLEDDFTPKVSDFGLARTALDEGNKHISTHVMGTFGYLAPEYAMTGHLLVKSDVYSYGVVLLELLTGRKPVDLSQPPGQENLVAWARPLLTSEEGLETIIDPAIKSNISINSVAKAAAIASMCVQPEVSHRPFMGEVVQALKLVCNEFDETHDLGSRTCSQEDLLIDLDSKSKKVSSEIVEISHAHQPLSGYDSSHDTKIALSASDLLSTSVGLEGQEFESFRRQSTSGPLRVGRKRQFWQRLRSLSGGSMSEHGVALKLWPESH